From the Psychrobacillus sp. FSL K6-4046 genome, one window contains:
- a CDS encoding sulfurtransferase, translating to MTKVFIDLTDIDANTTRFIDTRFNLADSKAGFDLFQDGHVEGAVYWDLEKDLSNMEDVHGRHPMISKEKMTELIQSAGLSLDDQIVIYDQGAVPFSLRAYFLLEWAGFKNVKVLRQGFEEIKQALPITKKITYYDNTKVVPSWNDNILLNMDDVREVVKGNKEGQLIDARAAARFRGEIEPIDPVAGHIPTAINYDWEQLKQGSTFLDKDSLTAKLSDLTNKKKPVIAYCGSGVTAAPLYASLKEAGYEDVKLYVGSYSDWIRENEIETST from the coding sequence GTGACTAAGGTTTTTATCGATCTAACTGATATTGATGCTAATACTACAAGGTTTATCGATACACGCTTTAACCTAGCTGATTCTAAGGCTGGATTTGATTTGTTTCAAGATGGGCATGTAGAAGGTGCGGTTTACTGGGACTTAGAAAAAGATCTTTCTAATATGGAGGATGTTCATGGTAGACATCCAATGATTTCGAAAGAGAAAATGACAGAACTCATACAGAGCGCAGGACTATCATTGGATGACCAAATAGTTATATACGATCAAGGAGCAGTACCTTTTTCTTTAAGAGCATATTTTTTACTAGAGTGGGCAGGCTTTAAGAATGTTAAAGTTTTACGTCAGGGTTTTGAAGAAATAAAGCAAGCACTTCCCATTACTAAGAAAATAACCTATTACGACAATACGAAAGTAGTTCCTAGTTGGAATGATAATATATTGTTAAATATGGACGATGTCCGTGAGGTTGTAAAAGGGAACAAGGAAGGTCAGTTAATTGATGCACGTGCAGCTGCTCGATTCAGAGGCGAGATAGAGCCAATTGATCCGGTAGCTGGTCATATCCCCACAGCAATTAATTATGACTGGGAACAATTAAAGCAGGGTAGTACTTTTTTAGACAAAGACTCATTAACTGCAAAGTTAAGTGATCTAACGAACAAAAAGAAGCCAGTTATCGCGTACTGCGGAAGTGGGGTAACTGCAGCTCCATTATATGCAAGCTTAAAAGAGGCTGGATATGAAGATGTTAAATTATATGTTGGTAGCTATAGTGACTGGATTCGCGAGAACGAAATAGAAACATCTACATAA
- a CDS encoding chemotaxis protein CheX, with translation MTLSRNIQTILNGTIQSIKAVIPLNLSYKPPTLLSQPYEVVEMAVLIGIVGDMKARIIIDASSHYFSSVGASMFGMPLEGEMLESFTGELGNMIAGNLCTVVAQQGLEIDITPPTVIVGQSKLYGFQQAFFLPVEVTDIGPMAIILTVDED, from the coding sequence ATGACTCTTTCTAGAAACATACAAACTATATTGAATGGGACGATTCAATCTATAAAAGCAGTCATCCCTTTAAACCTTAGTTACAAACCACCTACTCTCTTGTCTCAACCATATGAGGTAGTGGAAATGGCTGTACTGATCGGTATTGTAGGCGATATGAAAGCAAGAATTATAATAGATGCATCTTCTCATTATTTTTCATCTGTTGGTGCCTCTATGTTTGGTATGCCTTTAGAGGGAGAAATGCTTGAATCTTTTACAGGCGAACTAGGAAACATGATTGCAGGTAATTTATGTACGGTTGTTGCACAACAAGGATTAGAAATAGATATAACCCCTCCTACTGTAATTGTAGGACAAAGTAAGTTATATGGTTTCCAACAGGCTTTCTTTCTACCCGTAGAAGTGACTGACATAGGTCCCATGGCTATTATTCTGACTGTTGATGAAGATTAG
- a CDS encoding cytochrome c oxidase subunit 2A produces the protein MSKKQNKEPELKGTLISVSVVGLFILVTWFFAFYLFIDRF, from the coding sequence ATGTCCAAAAAACAAAATAAAGAACCAGAACTAAAAGGGACGCTCATTTCAGTTAGCGTTGTCGGTTTATTTATATTAGTCACTTGGTTTTTTGCATTCTATTTATTTATTGACAGATTTTAA
- a CDS encoding cytochrome B5, which translates to MHIHKYEKWWITFGVSSLVLFLIIVGFSAFHYGSHPPSAKVYIDPERVDEIAPFNNPGVHKVEGKEWDYEIVVVASAFFYNPQEFEVPLGSTVKFIATTKDVIHGFQIVDTNINMMLEPGYVSEYVTTVDKAGEYLVLCNEYCGVGHTSMTSKLKVVE; encoded by the coding sequence ATGCATATTCACAAGTATGAAAAATGGTGGATAACATTTGGAGTTAGTTCACTAGTTTTATTTTTAATAATAGTTGGTTTTAGCGCCTTCCACTATGGTTCACATCCACCAAGTGCAAAAGTATATATTGATCCTGAGCGAGTAGACGAGATTGCTCCATTCAATAACCCAGGAGTTCACAAAGTAGAAGGTAAAGAATGGGATTATGAGATAGTAGTAGTTGCATCCGCATTCTTTTATAACCCACAAGAATTTGAAGTTCCACTAGGTTCTACGGTTAAATTTATAGCAACAACGAAAGACGTTATACATGGCTTTCAGATAGTAGATACAAATATTAATATGATGCTTGAACCAGGTTACGTTTCAGAATATGTAACAACTGTAGATAAAGCTGGAGAGTATTTAGTTTTATGTAACGAATATTGCGGTGTAGGACACACGTCTATGACATCGAAGTTAAAGGTGGTTGAGTAA
- the rlmN gene encoding 23S rRNA (adenine(2503)-C(2))-methyltransferase RlmN, whose amino-acid sequence MKKSIYGLTRDQLIEWLMEHGQKKFRAEQVWDWLYIKRVQSFAEMKNVNKDCLDLLEENFVIQTLKESVKQESADGTIKFLFEMQDGNLIETVLMRFKYGLSVCVTTQVGCNIGCSFCASGLLKKSRDLDAGEIVGQIMKVQEHLDQLQKDERVSHIVVMGIGEPFDNYKNLMNFLRTVNDQKGLAIGARHITVSTSGLAKKIIDFANENIQVNLAVSLHAPNDELRSQIMVINKAFPIEKVMAAVDYYLEKTNRRITFEYILLKDVNDHVEEAQQLAKLLENKRHLSYVNLIPYNPVDEHGQYQRSTEKSISAFFQTLKNKGINCGVRMEQGTDIDAACGQLRSKQIKKEKAGTK is encoded by the coding sequence ATGAAAAAATCAATTTATGGTCTAACTAGAGACCAATTAATAGAATGGTTAATGGAACATGGTCAAAAAAAATTCCGTGCGGAACAAGTATGGGATTGGTTATATATTAAACGAGTACAAAGCTTTGCGGAAATGAAAAATGTAAACAAAGACTGTTTGGATCTTTTAGAAGAAAATTTCGTTATCCAAACGCTAAAAGAAAGTGTAAAACAGGAGTCGGCAGATGGAACGATTAAATTCCTTTTTGAAATGCAAGATGGGAATTTAATTGAAACAGTATTAATGCGTTTTAAATACGGTCTGTCCGTATGTGTAACAACTCAAGTTGGCTGTAATATCGGCTGTAGCTTTTGTGCAAGTGGTCTTTTAAAGAAGAGTCGTGACTTAGATGCTGGAGAGATAGTTGGACAAATTATGAAGGTTCAAGAGCATTTAGATCAGCTTCAAAAAGACGAGCGTGTAAGTCATATCGTAGTAATGGGTATTGGCGAGCCATTTGACAACTACAAAAACCTTATGAACTTCTTAAGAACAGTTAATGATCAAAAAGGACTTGCAATTGGTGCACGTCATATCACTGTTTCTACAAGTGGGCTAGCTAAGAAAATTATTGACTTTGCTAATGAAAATATTCAAGTAAATCTTGCTGTTTCTTTACATGCTCCAAATGACGAGCTTCGTTCTCAAATCATGGTTATCAATAAAGCCTTCCCAATTGAGAAAGTAATGGCTGCTGTTGACTATTATTTAGAAAAAACAAACCGTCGTATTACATTTGAGTATATCCTACTTAAAGACGTTAATGATCATGTGGAAGAAGCGCAGCAGTTGGCTAAGCTATTGGAAAATAAGCGACATCTTTCATATGTTAACTTAATTCCTTATAATCCGGTAGATGAGCATGGACAGTACCAACGTAGTACTGAAAAATCCATTAGTGCTTTCTTCCAAACATTGAAGAATAAAGGAATAAACTGTGGAGTACGTATGGAGCAGGGTACTGATATTGATGCAGCCTGTGGTCAATTACGTAGTAAACAAATTAAAAAAGAAAAAGCTGGAACAAAATAA
- the ytzI gene encoding YtzI protein: MGTVIIISIIIFVIVLALTIFTINKGYAYKHTIDEHPDKMDKKQKTHPPE; this comes from the coding sequence ATGGGTACTGTCATAATAATAAGTATTATTATATTCGTCATAGTTCTAGCTTTAACGATTTTCACTATTAACAAGGGCTATGCTTATAAGCATACGATTGATGAACATCCTGACAAAATGGATAAGAAACAAAAAACGCATCCGCCTGAATGA
- a CDS encoding catalase — protein MSENQNNKMTTAAGAPVVDNQNSQSAGRRGPLLLQDVWLLEKLAHFDREVIPERRMHAKGSGAYGKFTVTHDITQYTCASLFSEIGKETEMFVRFSTVAGERGAADAERDIRGFAMRFYTEQGNWDLVGNNTPVFFFRDPLKFPDLNHAIKRDPRTNMRSANSNWDFWTSLPEALHQITIVMSERGLPKSYRTMDGFGSHTFSMINAEGQRVWVKFHMKSVQGIENLTDQEAVEIVGVDRESHQRDLMEAIDAGNFPKWKMYIQVMTEEQANNMPYNPFDLTKVWYKKDFPLIPVGEFELNRNPDNYFAEVEQAAFTPANVVPGISFSPDRMLQGRLFSYGDAARYRLGVNHHQIPVNQPKCPFHSYHRDGAMRVDGNKGSTMTYEPNSYGQWKDQPQYKEPALSLDGAATQWDFREDDDNYFEQPGKLFNLMNPEQQQVLFENTARNMNGVEDFIKIRHIIHCYKADPAYGQGVAAAMELPWERIEEVMNVTATV, from the coding sequence ATGTCTGAAAATCAAAATAACAAGATGACAACTGCAGCTGGCGCACCAGTAGTAGATAACCAAAACTCACAATCTGCTGGTAGAAGAGGTCCTCTTCTACTTCAAGACGTTTGGTTATTAGAGAAACTAGCACACTTTGATAGAGAAGTCATTCCAGAGCGTCGTATGCATGCGAAAGGCTCAGGTGCTTACGGTAAATTTACTGTAACTCATGACATTACTCAATATACATGCGCTAGTCTTTTCTCTGAAATCGGAAAAGAAACAGAAATGTTCGTACGTTTCTCAACTGTTGCTGGAGAACGCGGTGCAGCGGATGCTGAGCGTGATATTCGTGGATTTGCAATGCGTTTCTATACAGAACAAGGTAACTGGGATTTAGTTGGGAACAACACACCAGTATTCTTCTTCCGTGATCCATTAAAATTCCCAGATTTAAACCATGCCATTAAGCGTGACCCACGCACAAATATGCGTAGCGCTAATAGCAACTGGGATTTCTGGACTTCTCTTCCAGAAGCACTTCACCAAATTACTATCGTAATGAGTGAGCGTGGATTACCAAAATCCTACCGTACGATGGACGGGTTTGGAAGCCATACATTCTCAATGATCAATGCGGAAGGTCAACGTGTTTGGGTTAAATTCCACATGAAATCAGTACAAGGAATTGAAAACCTTACTGACCAAGAAGCAGTTGAAATCGTAGGAGTAGACCGTGAAAGTCACCAACGTGATCTAATGGAAGCAATTGACGCAGGTAACTTCCCTAAATGGAAAATGTATATCCAAGTGATGACGGAAGAACAAGCTAACAATATGCCTTATAATCCATTTGATTTAACAAAAGTTTGGTATAAAAAAGATTTCCCACTAATTCCAGTTGGAGAATTCGAATTAAACCGCAACCCAGATAACTATTTTGCAGAAGTAGAGCAAGCTGCATTTACACCAGCTAACGTAGTACCTGGTATCAGCTTCTCTCCAGATAGAATGCTACAAGGTCGCCTATTCTCTTATGGAGATGCAGCACGTTACCGTTTAGGTGTTAACCATCATCAAATTCCAGTTAACCAACCTAAATGCCCATTCCACTCTTACCACCGCGATGGTGCTATGCGTGTAGATGGCAATAAAGGAAGCACCATGACTTACGAGCCAAACAGCTATGGTCAATGGAAAGATCAACCTCAATATAAAGAACCTGCTTTATCTCTTGATGGGGCAGCAACTCAATGGGATTTCCGTGAAGATGACGACAACTACTTTGAGCAACCAGGTAAATTGTTCAATCTTATGAACCCTGAGCAACAACAAGTCCTATTTGAAAATACTGCTCGTAATATGAATGGCGTAGAAGATTTCATTAAAATCCGTCACATCATTCACTGCTACAAAGCAGACCCTGCTTATGGTCAAGGCGTTGCTGCGGCAATGGAACTTCCATGGGAAAGAATTGAAGAAGTTATGAACGTAACTGCAACTGTATAA
- a CDS encoding dynamin family protein produces MDQLEELQNIKQKNALLAAIFKQNKDNERYAKSKLFADKLEKQTFTIAFAGHFSAGKSSMINALVNEQLLPTSPIPTSANIVTVNKADENYAIVHFVDQSPVKFSGEYDIQHVKKYSKDGSKVSQIEIGHKTSGLPKGITVMDTPGVDSTDDAHRVSTESALHLADIVFYVMDYNHVQSELNFQFTKQLLHYNENIYLIVNQIDKHREEELSFTAYKDSVSSAFTAWNVVPKDIYYTSLKNKEMLHNDFEQVKQIVNDSILHKEELFLLSATATLDKLKDEHLAFLEEEKKGLQHELSYLLTEEDWINVEEILDQFEVSEKQKKLQESDAWKKVFESNRKEILSNASIMTYEIREKLKSYEESRQDNFKVGFFSSKKKTEQERNNRLKETIELLETIVSTHITAHIKNLMKRMLKDVGLLNDSKTSEINNMSFSLPAEIIVDTMHNGASTTGDAILNYANRVNDAVSRYFVKETEAWKEENIQYIEEHSSTEDEQFNKKTDTLREKQEAILKVSEIEKRVEDLNKLLIAPTLQIRKDSINLLSEWNEERQLFERSIVEYVETTEEEVEAVNAVAAEEEKSEEAPILAFDEMIHRANKIGEILKELPDFQEAASVIKKKAMRVENQQFTIALFGAFSAGKSSFSNALMGANVLPVSPNPTTATINKIHPVTENHLHNTADVSLKTKEQLLEDVKFAFEQLGITIISLEEAFEKAPAAVKETSTEEVHKSFINAFYIGYPAVKDKLGEVLNVDEKEFSLFVAQESKSCFVDFIDFYFDCELTRLGVTLVDTPGADSINARHTGVAFDYIRNADAVLFVTYFNHAFAKADREFLIQLGRVKDSFELDKMFFVVNAIDLASNEEEADLVKQYVKDELQRFGIRFPRVFGVSSLQALQEKENKMQLHKGMEQFEKSFHQFLEQDLKQIAVIALEEESNRQKNKLLSLIQQTEANLARKEERLTELTNQEEKIRERYTQYNAISLTKDTTQELESLLFYVLQRVYYRFNEFFKEAYNPSLFSNHSASVALDIALKDILQMIRFDLEQELRVTNFRVLQFIQRQITQLDKEEMRILKDWNGSLTFSPHESEDYELLEFVGPFQDKDKYSHVKSYFKNAKSFFEKNEKEKLRDTLSEETKVEATAYIEQEKQRLVEWLIHYAEQEIERARIKWLNESLQQLAAERKLLEQEETLKRWKDIYQKIQGGGNA; encoded by the coding sequence ATGGATCAATTAGAGGAACTACAGAATATTAAACAAAAAAATGCTTTACTTGCAGCTATCTTTAAGCAAAACAAGGATAATGAAAGATATGCCAAGTCAAAGCTATTTGCAGATAAATTAGAAAAACAAACATTTACCATTGCTTTTGCTGGTCACTTCTCAGCAGGTAAATCTAGTATGATTAATGCGCTCGTAAATGAACAACTGCTACCGACTAGTCCCATTCCTACGTCGGCTAATATTGTAACTGTAAATAAAGCAGATGAAAATTATGCGATTGTCCACTTTGTTGATCAGTCTCCTGTTAAATTCTCAGGAGAATATGATATACAGCATGTAAAAAAATATTCAAAGGATGGTAGTAAGGTTTCTCAAATAGAAATTGGTCATAAAACATCTGGGCTTCCGAAAGGTATTACCGTTATGGATACGCCCGGTGTTGATTCTACAGATGACGCTCACCGAGTGTCTACGGAGTCGGCTCTCCATCTTGCAGACATCGTTTTTTATGTGATGGACTATAACCATGTACAATCTGAATTGAACTTTCAATTTACGAAACAATTGCTGCATTACAACGAAAACATATACTTAATCGTTAACCAGATTGATAAGCACCGAGAAGAAGAGTTGTCTTTTACTGCTTATAAAGATTCTGTGTCATCAGCTTTTACCGCTTGGAATGTTGTACCAAAAGATATTTACTATACCTCTTTAAAAAACAAAGAGATGCTACATAATGACTTTGAGCAAGTAAAACAAATTGTAAATGATTCCATCCTTCATAAAGAAGAACTTTTTTTGCTATCAGCTACAGCTACATTAGATAAACTAAAAGATGAGCATCTGGCATTTTTAGAAGAGGAAAAAAAAGGTCTACAGCATGAGCTAAGTTATTTATTAACTGAGGAAGATTGGATTAATGTCGAAGAAATCTTAGATCAGTTTGAAGTCTCAGAAAAACAAAAAAAGCTTCAAGAAAGCGACGCTTGGAAAAAGGTATTTGAATCTAATAGAAAAGAAATCTTAAGCAATGCCTCGATAATGACGTATGAAATTCGGGAGAAGCTAAAGAGTTATGAGGAAAGCAGGCAGGATAACTTCAAAGTTGGCTTCTTCTCGAGTAAGAAAAAGACGGAACAAGAAAGAAATAATAGGTTAAAAGAGACAATTGAGCTACTAGAGACAATTGTTTCCACTCATATTACGGCACATATTAAAAACTTAATGAAGCGGATGCTAAAAGATGTTGGTTTATTAAATGACAGTAAGACAAGTGAAATAAATAATATGTCATTTTCTTTGCCAGCCGAAATCATCGTAGATACGATGCATAATGGGGCTAGTACAACAGGTGATGCGATATTAAATTACGCAAATCGTGTAAACGATGCAGTTAGCCGATACTTTGTAAAAGAAACGGAAGCTTGGAAAGAAGAGAATATTCAATACATTGAAGAGCATTCTTCTACTGAAGACGAGCAGTTTAATAAGAAAACTGATACTTTAAGAGAAAAACAAGAAGCTATTTTAAAAGTGTCGGAAATAGAGAAAAGGGTAGAGGATCTTAACAAGTTATTAATAGCTCCTACTCTTCAAATTCGAAAAGATAGTATCAATCTTTTAAGTGAGTGGAACGAGGAACGTCAATTGTTCGAACGATCTATTGTGGAATATGTAGAGACAACTGAAGAGGAAGTAGAGGCAGTTAATGCTGTCGCTGCTGAAGAGGAGAAATCTGAGGAAGCTCCTATATTAGCATTTGATGAAATGATTCACCGTGCTAATAAAATTGGAGAGATCTTAAAAGAGCTACCTGACTTTCAGGAAGCTGCTTCCGTTATTAAGAAGAAAGCAATGCGGGTAGAAAACCAGCAATTCACCATTGCGCTTTTTGGAGCTTTTAGTGCCGGAAAATCAAGTTTTTCCAATGCGCTGATGGGAGCTAATGTGTTGCCTGTATCACCAAACCCTACTACGGCAACCATAAATAAAATACATCCCGTAACTGAAAATCATTTGCATAATACGGCTGATGTTAGCTTGAAAACGAAAGAGCAGCTTTTGGAGGATGTTAAGTTTGCCTTTGAACAATTAGGTATAACTATTATTTCTTTAGAAGAAGCCTTCGAAAAAGCTCCAGCTGCAGTAAAAGAGACCTCTACTGAGGAAGTTCATAAATCCTTTATTAACGCATTTTATATCGGATACCCGGCTGTAAAGGACAAGCTGGGAGAAGTTTTAAATGTAGATGAAAAGGAATTTTCTCTTTTTGTCGCGCAGGAATCTAAAAGCTGCTTCGTAGATTTTATTGATTTCTATTTTGATTGTGAGTTAACAAGATTAGGAGTAACTTTAGTTGATACTCCGGGAGCAGACTCCATAAATGCTAGACACACAGGTGTCGCTTTCGACTATATCAGAAATGCAGATGCAGTATTATTTGTGACGTACTTTAACCATGCTTTTGCTAAAGCAGATAGAGAATTCTTAATCCAGCTTGGCCGTGTGAAGGACTCTTTTGAGCTAGACAAGATGTTCTTTGTAGTGAATGCAATTGACCTTGCAAGCAATGAGGAAGAGGCAGATTTAGTAAAGCAATATGTCAAGGACGAGCTACAGCGTTTTGGTATTCGTTTCCCTCGAGTGTTTGGTGTCTCTAGTCTTCAAGCTTTGCAAGAAAAAGAAAATAAGATGCAGCTGCATAAAGGTATGGAGCAGTTTGAAAAATCATTCCATCAATTCTTAGAGCAGGATCTTAAGCAAATTGCTGTCATTGCTTTAGAAGAGGAATCGAATCGCCAGAAAAATAAATTGTTATCTCTCATCCAACAAACCGAGGCTAATCTAGCTCGAAAAGAAGAAAGACTGACGGAGCTTACTAATCAAGAAGAAAAAATAAGAGAACGATACACACAGTACAACGCTATATCCTTAACAAAGGATACGACGCAAGAATTAGAGTCACTACTTTTTTATGTTTTACAACGTGTGTATTATCGCTTTAATGAATTTTTCAAGGAAGCTTATAATCCTTCCCTGTTTTCTAATCACAGCGCTTCCGTTGCTTTAGACATCGCTCTAAAAGATATTCTTCAAATGATTCGTTTTGATTTGGAGCAGGAGTTACGTGTAACCAACTTCCGAGTTCTTCAATTTATCCAGAGACAAATAACCCAGCTGGATAAGGAAGAAATGAGAATCTTAAAGGATTGGAATGGAAGCTTAACTTTTAGCCCTCATGAAAGTGAGGACTATGAATTATTAGAGTTTGTAGGTCCTTTCCAAGACAAAGATAAATATAGTCACGTAAAATCATACTTTAAAAATGCTAAGTCCTTCTTCGAGAAAAATGAAAAAGAAAAGTTAAGGGATACTCTATCTGAGGAAACAAAAGTAGAAGCAACAGCCTATATCGAACAAGAGAAACAAAGACTGGTTGAATGGCTCATCCATTATGCTGAGCAAGAAATAGAGCGAGCTCGTATAAAATGGCTGAACGAATCATTACAACAGCTTGCTGCTGAGCGAAAACTGTTGGAGCAAGAAGAGACGTTGAAGCGCTGGAAAGATATTTATCAAAAAATTCAGGGTGGAGGTAATGCTTAG